The following is a genomic window from Solanum stenotomum isolate F172 chromosome 4, ASM1918654v1, whole genome shotgun sequence.
ATGGTGCTCCGATAAAACGAGTTTGTAACTTGCAAGTCTTTTGAGTACACACGAGCTGTTAAGTTGTTGCAACTGACTGAAGATAAAGAAAGTTTTCGAAAGTTCCTTACTTCTGTCATACTACAGAGAGAAAATTTAGTTGATGTAACTGTTGAGAATATGTCTCGGGATATTGCAGAACAAATCAGTTAGCTACTTTTaggatttttaaattattttattagagTCCTATGTGACTTAAATTTAGGAGTTAgttcttttatttgttctttaaaTTTAACTGATAAGTTAGTagcatatttttctattttttagttaggaattatatctataaatgtatgtctttgaattattaataaaaCAATTCCCTTTGATAATACTGCagtattttttctctcaaagtctttctctgttattttctttattaaaaaaccaacaattggtatcagagccttcTTCTTGAGGGACCTGTGAGTAGAAAAGTGGATTCCGAAAATAGTTTTTCACGAATGGCTCCTCCTATTTTTGATGGTGAGAATTATCAACTATGGGCTGTGAGAATGGAAACTTACTTGGAGGGCTCTTGATCTTTGGGAAGCCGTGGAAGAGGATTATGAAATTAATCCGCTGCCAAATAATCTCACCGTGGCCCAAATCAAGAGTcacaaggaaaagaaaaccATTAAGTCGAAGGCAAAAACAACTTTGTTTCCTTCTATTTCGACAACTGTTTTCACGAAAATCATGACTCTCACATCACCaaaagatatttggaattatcTGAAGAAAGAATATGCTGGAGATGAAAGAATATGAGGAATGAAggtattaaatttaatgaggGAATTCGAATTGCAGAGAATGAAAGAGTCAGAAACAGTCAAGGAATACTCTGACAGATTGATTGGTATTGTCAACAAGGTAAGATTAGTAGGCACTGAATTTAAAGATACAAGAATTGTTGAAAAAGTTCTTGTTACAGTGCCCGAAAGATATGAAGCATGTATAACTACCTTGGAAAACACACAAGATCTGTCCAAAATTACCTTGGCAGAATTGTTAAATTCTTTGCAGGCTCAGGAACAAAGGAGACCTATGAGGCAAGATGGCATGGTTGAAGGAGCATTAGTAGCCAGCTACAAAACTCAAAGCAAggtaaatttttgaaaaattacccACTTTGTCAGCACTGTGGAAAAAATGGACATCCTCCATATAAATGTTGGAAAAGACCAGATGCACAGTGCAAGAACGGCAAACAACTTGGTCGTGAAGTTGTGATTTGCAAAAGCAAATTTCAAAAAGATGAAACAGTTGCCCAAGTCActactgaagaagaagaagaacactTATTTGTGGCAACTTgtttttcaaccaaaaaatctgatttttggATGATTGATAGTGGTTGTACAAACCACATGACATATGAAAGAAATCTTTTTAAAGAGTTCATTCCTATGGAAAATAAGAAAGTCAGAATTGGGAATAGTGATTGTATTCCTACAAAAGGAAAAGGGTCTGtttcaattaaaacaaattcaggtacaaaaataatttcagaTGTTTTTTATGTGCCTGATATTGATAAAAGTTTGTTTAGTGTTGGTCAGTTAATAGAAAAaggatttaaattattatttggagACAAATATTGTCGAATCTTTGATTCTACTAAGCAAGAGATTTTACAAGTTGAAATGAGAGGTAAAAGTTTCTCATTTAATCCAACAGAAGATGCACAGAAGCCTTGCATGACAAAGGACGAATAGCAGATTTGTTCACAAGGTCAATTTCAGATGAGACTACAATCTACAATTCCTGATCCAAGAAGGAGTGTTGAGAATGTCTCAGGATATTGCAGAATAAATCAGTTAGCTACTTTTaggatttttaaattattttattggagTCCTATGTGACTTAAATTTAGGAGTTAgttcttttatttgttctttaaaTTTAACTGATAAGTTAGTagcatatttttctattttttagttAGGAATTATATCTATAAATGTATGTCTCTGAATTATTAATAAAACAATTCCCTTTGATAATACTGgcaatattttttctctcaaagtctttctctgttattttctttatttctttattaaaaaaccAACAGTAACAACTAGTACTTACACTGTCCAAATCTAAGCCAACTGCAACAGAATTTAAATACCcttgtagtattttttttctaggCTGGCAAGTATTCATAACCCTACACAATGTTCAAGGACTGTTCCTAAGCGGGGAGGATGTATATTTCCAGATCATAGACCCATTTTGCTGGAAATGGCAACTAGGATGCCACTCCATCTtactttaaatttgaaaatatgtgGCTGGAGGTAGATGGATTTTTGGACAAATTATGCAGAAACTAAGGAGCCTAAAGAAGGATATCATCAACTGGAATAAGGAGGAATTTGGGAAATTGGAGACTAGGAAAGACAACACACTAGATTAGCTGATGTTATTGGAACAGAACACCTGGCAGACAATTGAATATAGCTGAGGCAAGTCAAATGACAAATTTGAAAGCTGAGATACAACAATTGGCAAAAACAGAGGAGATTTCATGAAGGCAGAAATCAAGATGTCTTTGGCTCAAGGAAGGTGACAGAAACactaaatattttcaaaagattgCTAACTCAAACAGTAGATCCAATAGCATAGACAGACTTCTGGTGGGAAATGCCACTATTGAATAGGAGGAAATCAAAAGTAAGACATTGGCATTCTTTGAAAGATTATACACTAAGCAGGAAAGTTGGAGCCTTTTGCTAATTTTGATGGAATGGCATCCATCGCAATAGAAGAAAGCAACACTATACACAACTTTTATTCTCAAGAAGTTTTCAGATGCAATACCTTTCTATGGGTGGCAGAATAACACTGATCAACCGTGTGCTTGAATGCATCCCAACTTATAGTATGTCACTCCATCCCATCACCAGTAAGGCACTTAAACAACTAGATAAAACTAGAAGGAACTTTTTTTATGGGAAGGAAATCTTAGAAGCCACAAATTTCATTTGGTCAAGTGGGATAAGGTCTTGTTGCCAAAAGCCCAAAAGATCTAGGTGTCCTGGGCATCAAAGACCTAGCACTACACAACCAGTGCTTACTAATGAAGTGGCTATGGAGAAACACTCAGGAAGATCAGTGGCAATGGAAGGAAGTCATTATTACCAAACATGGAGCCTTGAATCACTGGTGCTCTAAAAGTCTCAGCTAAACCTTATGGGGTTGGTTTCTGGAAAAGCATAAGCAAGCTATCGAAGATGTTCTCACAATACAGACACCTGGTAATAGGGAATGGCCAACACATCAGTTTCTGGAGAGATAAGTGGTTGGGCAACACCCCTCTAGAGGTTGCCTACCCCAACATATTCCAGATAGCAAATCAGCCAGATGCTACAATACACCAACACAGGGAGGGAAGCTCGTGGAACCCCAACCTCAGAAGAAACATACAAGACTGGGAGATGGAAGAGTTGATCAGCCTTTTGGGAGAACTTCACAATGCCACAATCAACGGCCTTGCACCAGATCAACTAAAATGTGGAGATAGCAGGACTGGGGAGTTTTCAGTCAAGGTCGCATATAAGCTTCTATACCAATCACTGCCCTTTGGCCTTGGGAAGTCAAATTACTTCCTAAAACTAGTTGCTTCAGTTGAACAGCACTGCACAGAGGATGTTTGATTCAAGATAACCTAGTGCATGAAGGTAGCAGAGTCACACAACCACCTTTATAGACATTGTTCAGTATCAACAGACTTATGGAGTATGTTTATCACACTTTTTGAACTCAATTGGGTCATGCCACAGAGTATCAAGGATGGTTTTGAGAGTTGGTGTTGCTGGAAAATTGATAGCACCATCAAGAAAATTTGGAAGATGATACCTGTAGCtattttttggagaatttgaaatgaaagaaatagGAGATGCTTTGATGGAATATCACTACCTGCTAATCTCTAAAAGCTAGTTGTCTTATGTTGTTGTATAGTTGGGTCTAACCTTGTTACCCTCTTGAGTTTTATCAGCTCATTAGCTCTCAACTAGATATGTACTGGAGCTGATAAGTTCTTTTTGCTACTCTACTTTTGTAACAATTGTACATCCACTTGATGTTAGCAATGAAATtatttacttcatcaaaaaaaatattcttgtaATATTGGGTTGGATGAATAAGTCACTTTTTGCGACAGTGAAGTTGAAATGTTTGGTATACAATAGATCTAGAATTGAATTAGCTTGAAAAGCTGAGCTGAAACTTTTGTCATGTGAAAACTTGGAAATCCAAAGGGATTAGACTTGTAACAACTTCTTgacaaataaacaaattaaatggGATCTTGATGTTGGTGCATTAGATGGCAGTACATTAAGGTGTTTAATAACAGGAATTAGTATATTATTTAGGGTCCAATGGCCACCTGATTATGCCTCGAATGGTAGCTTTGAATGAGGAGCTACAAGGTCGGACATGGTCCATACTATAGGAACATTATTATATGGACTTCTATATATAAAGTGATGTCTTACCTTACTATACTAGTTTGACTCAAAAGATGAACATACTGTATTCAGTACTCGTGGCTGTTGTTAATCCAACAGAACTAGCTTATACAATGGCATAGCCTCATTTTGTTTCTTAGATAAGACTGTTTGAAAGTGAAGTTACACAAAAGGTGCATTATTAGCACATTAACACAATGATATGTTAAATAATGGATTAGAAGCATCTTGAGGTTTATAAGACAATTGTACACTAGGTCATACAGGGTGCATTGGAGGTGAATGTTACATCCGTAAGATTCAACTAGGTTTAGATTTAATGATGGAAACATATAAGGGTATAATTGACTTTCTACCATTGATAAAAACATGGGGAAACAAATTCAGAGGATATGCTTAATTCTTATAGCAGCAACGAATAGAATATATGCAACCCTACTGCTATTTCATTTTTAGCGGCTTAGAAGGAGAATCAAGAAACATCACTGTGCAAtacatattttcctttttttgataAACACTGATACTGTCTAACATCACCACATCAAGGGTTCCATAGCATAAAACCATAAATCACCATCAGTATACTTTCAAGGGTAACACATTTACTCCACTTGTATTttcttactactttttttttttgaaactggtaaggttgtattcttcagcattaaggacaTGCTGGCCACCACCAAAAAGTGTCAATTACAAACTTCCTATCAAATCTACAATTTGATCTGTATCTACTATACACaactgtttacaccaaaaaagtagAGATACTATACAATTCCATTTGACCTTGTGTATGGAATTGGATCTATTGTCGAAACATCTACTGTTCCTTTCCTTCCAAACTGACCACCATATACATGATGGTATTAACCTCCACCATCTCTTCTGGCTCTTGGTACCTCCTCTCCTTACCCAGCTCTTCAACACGTTTGATGTACGTTCAGGCATTGTTCAATTCAGATTTGAGATGTTAAGGAACAAATTCCAGATTTGAGCAGTGTAATTACAGTGCAAGAAGAGGTGGCTGTTAGTTTCACTTGTCAAATTGCATAAAAAACACCTAGGGACCAGCTGTCTACCCTTCTTCTGAAGTACTTCTTGTGTTAAACAAGCTCTCTTTATCACTAGCCAAGTGAAGCATTTCACTTTTGTAGGAATATCCCCCTTCCAAAAATAGTTCCAGAGGTGTTTTGGTCTCCCTGCCATCACCTGGAGACCTCTTCTGTAAGCACTGTTGACTGAGAAAAGGCCATCTTTGCTGTGCTTCCACAACATCCTGTCTGTGGCATTTGCGTTGATGGTCACTCCGCCTAGCATCCCTAATATCTCAGCCACCCTTTCCACCTCCCAATCATTGAGAAGTCTTCTAAAAACTAGATCCCAGCCCTGTTCAGTCCAGCAATCACCAACATTGGCATCAGGATTTCCACAAATTTGAAAGAGATCTGGAAAGAGATCTCTAAGAGGGGATTGGTCTATCCAAACATCCTtccaaaattttgttttagtgCCACTTCCCACCTTGATATATAAATTTGTCTCCATTTGTGACCACAAGTTTCTAATTGATCTCCATGCACCCACACCATAAGGTTCTGTTGTGATCTCTGTACACCAAGGGTTTAACTCACCATATTTTGCTATGATCACCTCTTTCCAGAGGGCATTTCTCTCTTCAGTGTACCTCCACAACCACTTCTTCAATAGGCTCTCATTCTGTAGTTTCAAGTTCTTAATTCCCAGCCCCCCTCTGTCTTTGCTAAGTAGAGCAGTTTCCCAGTTTACTAAGCTATAGCCTTTTCCATCCTTGTTGCCTTGCCATAAGAATTTTCTCCTTAGCTTATCCAGATTTTCCACTACTTTTCCTGGGATTGGGAATAGAGACATCACATAAGTGGGCAGAGAATCAAGAGCAGAGTTTATTAAGATCAATCGTCCTCCAAGTGAAAGATATTGAGCCTTCCATCCAGAGAGCTTCTTTTCAGTTTTCTCCAAAATACCATCCCATATTTCCAAGGCTTTGTGATTGTTACCCAATGGCATGCCTAGATAGGTGGTAGGCAGCTTCCCAACACTACACCCTAGTATGCCTGCCATCTCTTTTATCTGAGGTACCTCATTCACAGGGAAGAGACTACTTTTTCCCCAGTTCACTTTCAATCCAGAGACTGCTTCAAAAAGTACCAATATCACTCTAATGTAGCTTATCTGTTCTTCTACAGGATCACAAAGGATGATGGTATCATCTGCGTAGAGCATATGACCAATTTCTCTTTCTTCCCCCCCTCTGCCTCCCACTTTGAACCCTTTGATCCATCTATTTTGTGTAGCAATCCTCATCATAGCATTAAATCCCTCCATTGTTGAGATGGGGgttaatatttttaagtttaaGATGAAGTATTTaatctaaataattaaattaaactatcAATTGAATTTAACTTGAAGTATAGAAATTGGAGAAGGTAGTGAGTTCGTTGAGAATGACTATGAGCAGTATGGTTTATTGTAAGTAAATTGATTGAGTATTTTTGATGCAGTAATGTTGGTGAAACATTTTTTATGAACAGGAATGGTGTTGATACATACCTACAAGCTTGAGATTTCACACAAATCTTAGAATCAAGAACCTTGAAAATTTAGGCTTTTTAGCCAGAAGTAGAATGGGGCAAACTGATTTCCTTGAGATTAATATAGGTACTGATTGTATTATAGGATTTAGATAATCGTTCATAGTGTCGTCTGGAACTCATGAGACAATTGTTGGTTAAGAAGTACCAAACGTACGTAAGGCTATAACTCTCCATCTTGAAGCTCCTACATGTTCTAATCAATGATACGCTTCTTCTATTCAATGTGTTCTTCTTATTGTATCAATATGTGTTCCTCAAATATGAGATTCTAGATTATCTGAACGTCATATGCTTTAAATATCCCGGAATACCCATGTTACTTTTTTATGTTAGGACTCTTATTCTTCGTACAACAAGCATGCTAAATGTGTCCACGGCTTCCCTTATGTTTAGAATGTTGATACGTTCATCTCCTCAATCTTGTATGACCCTTCTAGTACGTTCTTCCAATGGCATGCCTcatttactaaaaaaaagtCTCATATTCCAAAGCTTCTCTATGAAAGGGATATTCAAGTGCATGTGTACCATCCCTACTTAGTGTGTCCTCACAAGATAAGTATCGCTCCATGACTGTCTTCCATAACATGGACTCTTAGGATAAGTGTCATATTCTCTTGACGGACTAATTGTACCGACTTACGATATCCCCTACATACAAATGTTACCATGAGATGAAGATGATTACCCTTTACGAATAATGTCcctaaaagatttgaaaacttAACGAATGTAGCCTTCAGTTATGTTATATGTACTCTAGA
Proteins encoded in this region:
- the LOC125861547 gene encoding uncharacterized protein LOC125861547 → MREFELQRMKESETVKEYSDRLIGIVNKAQEQRRPMRQDGMVEGALVASYKTQSKCKNGKQLGREVVICKSKFQKDETVAQVTTEEEEEHLFVATCFSTKKSDFWMIDSGCTNHMTYERNLFKEFIPMENKKVRIGNSDCIPTKGKGSVSIKTNSGTKIISDVFYVPDIDKSLFSVGQLIEKGFKLLFGDKYCRIFDSTKQEILQVEMRGKSFSFNPTEDAQKPCMTKDE